The proteins below are encoded in one region of Desulfurispira natronophila:
- a CDS encoding DUF4168 domain-containing protein, producing the protein MRKKISAMIMTLALIMAAFFIGITPASAQQMPGQPEVEVRDVSNSEVEQVAGAYVEISAIQESYQQRLSNVQDPQEAQKLQQQANEEMTEVVENSGISVDQYNEIMLMAQMDEDIRFRILEEIEEMQ; encoded by the coding sequence ATGAGAAAAAAAATTAGCGCAATGATTATGACACTGGCCCTGATAATGGCCGCATTCTTTATCGGTATTACCCCAGCAAGCGCCCAGCAGATGCCAGGACAACCAGAAGTAGAAGTGCGTGACGTAAGCAATTCTGAAGTTGAGCAAGTAGCTGGTGCCTATGTTGAAATATCTGCTATTCAGGAAAGCTACCAGCAGCGATTGTCCAATGTACAGGACCCTCAGGAAGCTCAAAAGCTCCAGCAACAAGCCAATGAAGAAATGACTGAAGTCGTCGAAAACAGTGGAATTAGCGTAGATCAGTACAACGAAATTATGCTTATGGCTCAAATGGATGAGGATATTCGTTTTCGCATCCTGGAAGAAATTGAGGAAATGCAATAA
- a CDS encoding sigma-54-dependent transcriptional regulator — protein sequence MSRFNPADHQVLVVEDDNNLANLLLDEVRDGGYEVQRAASAEVALQLLQESSFDLVISDLRLPGMHGLELLQQLRTLHAPPACIVITAFGTISQAVEALRAGADDFLTKPLDLEHLMLCVERTLQNRLLRFEVRRFREMIRQDSFHGIMGGSRSMRILFDQIRQLARAQGPVLITGESGVGKELVARAIHKESDRCEGPFVAINCAGIPESLLESEFFGHAAGAFTGAQQRRKGLISDADGGTLLLDEIGEMPMTLQAKLLRVIQDSTLRPVGSNKEEQVDVRILAATNRNLEKDVQSGSFREDLFYRLETFALHIPPLRERGDDMELLANTFLQQINARMEKNIEGISEDALLHMRHYSFPGNVRELQNAMERAVTFCQEKTIQTCHLPARIREHAEVFHKESMHHPGHWPSPLVTLDVLELRYIQHVLEQVNGNKQRAAEILDIGRRTLYRKLEGMDSS from the coding sequence ATGTCCAGGTTTAACCCTGCTGATCACCAGGTTTTGGTGGTGGAGGATGATAATAATTTGGCTAATTTGTTGCTGGATGAGGTGCGAGATGGCGGTTACGAGGTTCAACGTGCGGCCAGCGCTGAAGTAGCGCTGCAGTTGTTGCAAGAGTCCTCTTTTGATCTTGTCATAAGCGATTTACGATTGCCGGGTATGCATGGCCTTGAACTGTTGCAGCAACTTCGCACTCTTCACGCTCCTCCGGCATGTATTGTCATTACGGCATTTGGTACCATATCGCAGGCAGTAGAAGCTCTGCGTGCTGGTGCTGACGACTTTCTTACCAAGCCGCTTGACCTGGAGCATCTGATGCTCTGTGTCGAGCGCACTCTGCAGAATCGTTTGTTGAGATTTGAAGTAAGGCGCTTTCGAGAAATGATTCGGCAGGACTCCTTTCATGGAATAATGGGAGGCAGTCGCTCCATGCGCATTCTTTTTGATCAGATACGCCAGCTGGCACGGGCTCAAGGGCCAGTCCTTATCACTGGAGAGAGTGGCGTAGGGAAAGAGTTGGTTGCAAGAGCGATACATAAGGAAAGCGACCGGTGCGAGGGACCGTTTGTGGCCATTAACTGTGCCGGTATTCCTGAGAGTCTGCTTGAAAGTGAATTCTTTGGTCATGCCGCAGGAGCTTTTACGGGAGCTCAGCAACGACGCAAAGGCCTTATCAGCGATGCCGATGGGGGAACGCTTTTGCTGGATGAGATCGGTGAGATGCCTATGACTCTCCAGGCAAAATTGCTGCGCGTCATTCAGGATAGCACTCTACGGCCGGTTGGCAGCAACAAGGAAGAGCAAGTTGATGTCCGTATATTAGCTGCGACAAACCGAAATCTGGAGAAAGATGTTCAATCTGGCAGCTTTCGTGAAGATCTTTTTTACCGCTTAGAGACATTTGCTTTGCACATTCCCCCATTGCGGGAGAGGGGTGATGACATGGAGCTGCTGGCTAACACTTTCTTGCAACAAATAAATGCCCGTATGGAGAAAAATATTGAGGGAATCAGTGAGGATGCCCTGCTTCATATGCGTCATTACTCCTTTCCTGGCAATGTGCGGGAGCTTCAAAATGCGATGGAGCGCGCGGTTACCTTTTGTCAGGAGAAAACTATTCAGACGTGCCACCTGCCTGCCAGAATTCGTGAACATGCTGAGGTTTTTCATAAGGAGTCCATGCATCATCCTGGACATTGGCCAAGTCCCCTGGTGACTCTTGATGTCCTTGAGTTGCGTTATATTCAACACGTATTAGAGCAAGTCAATGGTAATAAGCAGCGAGCAGCAGAAATCCTGGATATTGGCCGTCGCACTCTGTACCGGAAACTTGAGGGTATGGATAGTTCGTGA
- the gyrB gene encoding DNA topoisomerase (ATP-hydrolyzing) subunit B, producing MSQQSYGAESIKVLEGLEAVRKRPGMYIGSTGITGLHHLVYEIVDNSIDEALAGYCDTVEVIIHTDNSVTVTDNGRGIPTEFHKDQNRSAAEVVMTVLHAGGKFDNSSYKVSGGLHGVGVSVVNALSSELELEIKREGQIYRQDYIRGVPQGPLEVIGDTRTTGTKIRFLPDDQIFETSEYSFEILTNRLRELAFLNAGIKIIITDERIEKSNTLLYEGGLRSFVAFLNKNKSTLHPDPIHVSGDRNEIAVEVAMQYNDTYGENIFTYANNISTVDGGTHLAGFKSALTRCVNNYVSTAKIKGSDKVALTGDDIREGLTAVVSVKIPDPQFEGQTKGKLGTTEAKSAVESVLGEQLGIFFEENPDIAKNILNKAINAARAREAARKARELTRRKGVLEGNSLPGKLADCSERDPSKSELYIVEGDSAGGSAKQGRDRRTQAILPLKGKILNVEKARFDKMLTSDEIKYLITAMGTGIGQNEFDINKIRYHKIIIMCDADIDGAHIMTLLLTFFFRQMRDIIDRGYLYIAQPPLFKVQRGKKEHYVKTEKALQEYLVDIALENIELKSEDGDIFTKTQCKEFIRRISEAERLLHLYEKKGFRLFFIKELAKNVVAVETELRNQQAAQEIVDRCIERYGLDPEEFSIEFNDDTSSYDVTYSKEEYGYRDSMTLTNKVASSVEVRKLRDIYQHLREVLGRSPFLVKDGEREVELGSYLKLKNYIIERGKKNINIQRYKGLGEMNPEQLWETTMSHENRSLLQVRIEDLVEADGAFTVLMGDNVEPRRDFIYDNALNVRNLDV from the coding sequence ATGTCCCAGCAATCATATGGTGCTGAGAGTATTAAAGTTCTCGAAGGCCTGGAGGCGGTTCGCAAGCGTCCAGGTATGTATATTGGTTCAACCGGCATTACTGGTTTGCACCATTTGGTTTATGAAATTGTTGATAACTCTATAGACGAAGCCCTGGCTGGGTACTGTGATACGGTAGAAGTTATTATACACACTGATAACAGTGTTACCGTAACCGATAATGGGCGAGGTATTCCTACCGAATTTCACAAAGATCAAAATCGCTCTGCTGCTGAAGTCGTCATGACTGTCTTGCACGCCGGGGGCAAGTTCGACAACTCCAGCTATAAGGTATCTGGTGGCCTTCATGGTGTGGGTGTATCAGTAGTTAATGCTCTGTCCAGTGAGCTTGAGCTTGAAATTAAGCGTGAAGGGCAAATTTACCGGCAGGACTATATTCGCGGCGTTCCCCAAGGTCCTCTTGAGGTAATTGGTGATACCCGGACTACAGGAACCAAAATTCGATTCCTCCCCGACGATCAGATATTTGAAACAAGTGAGTACAGCTTCGAAATACTCACTAACCGCCTGCGAGAATTGGCTTTTCTTAACGCCGGTATCAAAATAATAATTACAGATGAGCGTATCGAGAAGTCAAATACCCTCTTGTATGAGGGGGGGCTGCGCTCTTTCGTTGCCTTTCTCAATAAAAACAAAAGCACCCTTCACCCGGATCCTATACATGTCAGTGGAGATCGCAATGAGATTGCGGTTGAAGTTGCCATGCAGTACAACGACACCTATGGCGAGAATATTTTCACCTATGCCAATAATATCAGTACCGTTGATGGCGGTACGCACCTGGCTGGTTTTAAATCTGCCCTGACCCGTTGCGTGAATAACTATGTCAGCACAGCCAAAATAAAAGGCAGTGACAAGGTAGCGCTGACTGGCGATGATATTCGTGAGGGGTTGACTGCAGTCGTCAGTGTCAAAATACCTGATCCTCAGTTTGAGGGTCAAACCAAGGGAAAGCTTGGAACCACAGAGGCTAAAAGTGCCGTAGAATCAGTTTTGGGTGAACAGCTTGGCATCTTTTTTGAGGAAAACCCAGATATCGCTAAAAACATACTTAATAAGGCGATTAATGCTGCCCGAGCCCGCGAGGCCGCTCGTAAAGCCCGAGAGCTTACGCGGCGCAAGGGTGTACTGGAAGGAAACTCTCTGCCTGGCAAGCTTGCAGACTGCTCAGAGCGGGACCCATCCAAAAGTGAGCTATATATTGTCGAGGGTGACTCGGCTGGTGGCTCTGCCAAACAGGGCAGGGATCGTCGCACGCAAGCTATTCTTCCCCTGAAAGGGAAGATCCTTAATGTTGAAAAAGCCCGCTTTGACAAGATGCTTACTTCCGATGAAATCAAGTACCTTATTACAGCCATGGGAACTGGTATTGGACAGAACGAGTTCGATATTAATAAAATTCGCTACCACAAGATCATTATCATGTGTGACGCCGATATTGATGGTGCACATATCATGACGCTCCTGCTGACGTTTTTCTTCCGACAGATGCGGGATATTATTGATCGTGGATATCTCTACATAGCTCAACCACCCCTTTTTAAAGTTCAACGTGGCAAAAAAGAGCATTATGTTAAGACGGAAAAAGCGCTGCAGGAGTATCTGGTTGATATCGCCCTCGAGAACATTGAGCTAAAGAGTGAAGATGGAGATATATTTACCAAAACTCAGTGCAAGGAATTTATACGGCGCATAAGCGAAGCCGAGCGTCTTTTGCATCTTTATGAAAAAAAGGGCTTCCGACTCTTTTTTATTAAAGAGTTAGCTAAAAACGTGGTTGCGGTAGAAACAGAGTTGCGTAACCAGCAGGCAGCACAGGAGATTGTTGATCGATGCATAGAGCGTTATGGTCTTGACCCGGAGGAATTCTCCATAGAGTTTAATGATGACACTTCATCCTACGATGTAACCTATTCCAAGGAGGAGTATGGATATCGTGACTCCATGACCCTGACTAACAAGGTGGCCTCCAGCGTAGAGGTTCGCAAACTCAGGGACATCTATCAACACCTGCGTGAAGTTCTTGGGCGCAGCCCCTTCCTGGTGAAGGATGGGGAGCGTGAGGTTGAGCTTGGCTCCTATCTCAAGTTAAAAAACTACATTATTGAGCGTGGTAAAAAGAATATCAATATCCAACGCTACAAAGGTTTGGGTGAGATGAACCCTGAGCAGCTCTGGGAGACAACCATGAGCCATGAAAATCGCTCCTTACTTCAGGTACGCATAGAAGACTTAGTGGAGGCTGATGGTGCCTTTACGGTTCTTATGGGTGATAACGTAGAGCCTCGCCGTGATTTTATATATGACAATGCTCTGAATGTACGTAACCTTGATGTTTAA
- a CDS encoding prepilin peptidase, with the protein MSLLCVIAFTLVLGACLGSFIAASAHRIPRGVSIVFPASHCPHCLQPIRWRHNIPIFGYLICRGQCFHCQQAISSTYVYIEAGVALVITATVLRYYPATTDMIWYGTFTFFLLGCGIVDLRSAWEEGEGEGIIPDIFSLGGLGVAIALATFTGQWLESAIGALLGGGILMLIFLFYYYVRHIEALGLGDVKMMAMVGAFSGVLGVLYTLFIGSLLGLVAALILMVRRRQYTLQMKLPFGPFLALGALVYIWI; encoded by the coding sequence ATGTCGCTGTTGTGTGTCATCGCCTTTACCCTGGTCTTGGGAGCCTGCCTGGGAAGCTTTATTGCCGCCTCAGCACACCGCATTCCCCGCGGCGTGAGTATAGTCTTTCCCGCATCCCACTGCCCCCACTGCCTGCAGCCTATACGCTGGCGCCACAATATCCCGATATTTGGCTACCTGATCTGTCGTGGGCAATGTTTTCACTGCCAGCAGGCTATCAGCTCTACTTACGTTTACATTGAAGCCGGAGTTGCCTTGGTAATCACGGCAACAGTCCTGCGCTACTATCCTGCGACAACCGATATGATCTGGTACGGAACCTTTACCTTTTTTCTACTTGGCTGCGGCATAGTGGATCTGCGCAGCGCCTGGGAAGAGGGGGAAGGCGAGGGGATTATCCCCGATATTTTCAGCCTGGGAGGGCTTGGGGTCGCCATCGCCCTGGCAACTTTTACCGGCCAGTGGCTGGAGTCAGCAATCGGAGCTCTGCTTGGCGGGGGAATTTTAATGCTGATATTTCTCTTTTACTACTATGTGCGCCACATCGAAGCGCTGGGGCTGGGCGATGTGAAGATGATGGCCATGGTGGGAGCTTTCAGCGGCGTGCTGGGAGTCCTGTATACTCTGTTTATCGGGTCGCTGCTGGGGCTGGTGGCAGCGCTGATACTTATGGTGCGCCGCCGCCAGTATACCCTGCAGATGAAACTTCCCTTTGGGCCTTTCCTCGCTTTGGGGGCGTTGGTTTATATCTGGATCTGA
- a CDS encoding sensor histidine kinase produces MTHRLPHHISLRLSLLLYIVLPLGGVMALSGYLALGALERHMEERMQNDLELVARAIRLPISHALERDRGGSVSQALESAFRIGHVYSAYVYDKHGEQIAAAGEQDPAPQQRHLTRLAASGERQGEYGEVAGRDVYSYFVPLTDSGGRINGLLQLTRRHSDFQYYVQSLRMWSVSGLLISMLVMTGLVYYGHHRALGIHFQRLIASMERISKGDWWHRSLVQGPREISMLATSFNNMLDSIDDAQQEIEHRRRSEQQLQQKLRQSEKLAAIGQLAAGIAHELGTPLSVVDGKAQRSLRQRDLSSDVQDSLQSIRDEVRRMEHIVYQLLDFSSNNLQYQSCQASVLASNAASSLEDKRRQLGVQLHVSGPDDASFSADHVRIEQVLVNLLSNAMEAAQGGKVILEWKVLPGEIQFVVDDTGHGIDSSLEHRIFEPFFTTKAVGQGTGLGLAVVHGIVQEHGGRIETAQSQLGGACFRVTLPRQAVQEEYNVQV; encoded by the coding sequence ATGACACATCGACTCCCTCATCATATAAGCCTAAGATTGAGCTTGCTGCTCTATATTGTATTGCCACTGGGTGGGGTTATGGCCCTCAGTGGATATCTTGCTCTCGGAGCTCTTGAGAGGCATATGGAAGAGCGTATGCAAAATGATCTGGAATTGGTAGCACGGGCAATTCGTTTGCCTATTAGCCATGCACTGGAGCGTGATCGTGGGGGAAGTGTTTCTCAGGCGCTGGAGTCTGCTTTTCGCATAGGTCACGTTTACAGTGCTTACGTTTATGACAAGCATGGTGAGCAAATAGCGGCTGCAGGAGAGCAGGATCCAGCTCCTCAGCAGCGGCACTTAACGCGTCTGGCGGCTAGTGGTGAAAGGCAAGGAGAGTATGGTGAGGTAGCAGGGAGAGATGTTTATTCTTATTTTGTCCCTCTGACTGACTCGGGAGGGCGTATTAATGGTTTGCTCCAGCTTACACGTCGGCACAGCGACTTTCAGTATTACGTGCAAAGCTTGCGGATGTGGTCGGTCAGTGGCCTGCTCATCAGCATGCTCGTGATGACGGGACTGGTTTATTACGGTCACCATCGTGCTTTAGGTATACATTTTCAGCGTTTGATTGCCAGTATGGAGCGGATTTCGAAAGGTGACTGGTGGCACCGCTCACTGGTGCAAGGCCCTCGTGAGATAAGTATGCTCGCAACATCATTTAATAACATGCTTGATAGTATTGACGATGCGCAACAAGAGATTGAGCACCGTCGACGCAGCGAGCAGCAGCTTCAGCAGAAGCTAAGGCAGAGCGAAAAGCTGGCAGCTATAGGTCAGTTGGCTGCAGGAATTGCCCACGAGCTGGGGACGCCTCTTAGTGTTGTTGATGGCAAGGCTCAGCGCTCTTTGCGGCAGCGCGACTTGTCATCAGATGTTCAGGACTCTTTACAGAGTATACGGGATGAAGTGCGTCGTATGGAGCACATTGTGTATCAGCTTTTGGATTTTAGCAGCAACAATTTGCAGTATCAATCTTGCCAGGCCTCTGTATTGGCCTCCAACGCTGCTTCGTCTCTTGAGGACAAACGGCGACAGCTCGGGGTGCAGTTGCATGTTAGCGGCCCAGATGATGCCAGCTTCAGCGCAGATCATGTAAGGATTGAGCAGGTTTTGGTTAACTTGCTTAGCAATGCTATGGAGGCAGCACAGGGCGGTAAGGTAATACTTGAGTGGAAGGTGCTCCCAGGTGAGATTCAGTTTGTTGTTGACGACACGGGTCATGGCATTGACTCTTCGCTGGAGCATAGGATTTTTGAACCCTTTTTCACTACCAAGGCTGTGGGTCAGGGCACTGGTCTGGGGTTGGCGGTGGTGCACGGTATTGTTCAGGAGCATGGTGGGCGGATTGAAACAGCGCAGAGCCAGCTTGGTGGTGCATGTTTTCGGGTAACCCTGCCTCGTCAAGCTGTGCAGGAGGAATATAATGTCCAGGTTTAA
- the trxA gene encoding thioredoxin encodes MAAENVLTFTDDAFESDVIASDVPVLVDFWASWCAPCRMLAPTIDALATEFEGKAKVGKVNVDENPGTSQKYGVRSIPTIMIFKGGQMVDQAVGVQSKEALKALLDKHA; translated from the coding sequence ATGGCTGCAGAGAATGTTTTGACGTTTACGGATGACGCTTTTGAAAGCGATGTTATTGCTTCTGATGTTCCGGTTTTGGTTGACTTTTGGGCGAGCTGGTGCGCTCCTTGCCGCATGCTGGCACCTACTATTGATGCTCTGGCAACTGAGTTCGAAGGTAAAGCTAAAGTCGGAAAAGTCAATGTGGATGAGAATCCTGGCACCAGTCAAAAGTACGGAGTGCGTAGCATCCCCACCATTATGATATTCAAAGGCGGCCAGATGGTAGATCAAGCGGTTGGTGTTCAGTCCAAAGAAGCTCTTAAAGCTCTGCTTGACAAGCACGCCTAA
- a CDS encoding SDR family NAD(P)-dependent oxidoreductase, with translation MRLKGKNILITGGSSGIGLAAVERCLEEGAAVVMSDLPGNGGESLASKMSSQYSGTCLFIAADVSDTCQVNTLLTEMHNHLGSVDGVFNNAGIGGLTPTTEVSDESFQNIININLTGVFRVARGALQIMEKQGSGCIVNCASILGLFGQSQTAAYTAAKGGVVNLTRTLALEFAPKGIRVNSIGPGYIDTPLLKDLSEEMREFLVSLHPMGRLGRSEEVANAFVFLVSDEASFITGANLQVDGGFTAGKS, from the coding sequence ATGCGCTTGAAAGGCAAAAACATCCTGATTACTGGCGGATCCAGTGGCATTGGCTTGGCTGCCGTTGAGCGTTGCCTTGAAGAAGGTGCTGCTGTCGTCATGTCTGATCTTCCCGGCAACGGTGGAGAGTCCCTTGCCAGTAAAATGAGCTCCCAGTACTCAGGAACCTGCCTCTTTATCGCTGCAGATGTAAGCGATACGTGCCAGGTCAATACATTACTCACTGAAATGCATAACCATCTGGGTTCAGTAGACGGAGTCTTTAACAATGCCGGCATTGGCGGCCTAACTCCAACCACAGAGGTAAGCGATGAGAGCTTTCAGAATATTATCAACATCAACCTCACTGGAGTGTTCCGTGTAGCACGCGGTGCGCTGCAAATCATGGAGAAGCAAGGCAGCGGCTGCATCGTAAACTGCGCATCCATTCTCGGACTCTTTGGCCAGTCCCAAACCGCTGCGTATACCGCCGCCAAAGGCGGTGTGGTAAACCTGACCCGCACCTTGGCACTGGAGTTTGCGCCAAAGGGTATCCGCGTCAACTCTATCGGGCCCGGATATATTGATACCCCTCTACTAAAGGATTTAAGTGAGGAGATGCGTGAATTTCTGGTCAGCTTACATCCGATGGGCCGCTTGGGTCGTTCAGAAGAAGTGGCCAACGCATTTGTGTTTTTGGTTAGCGACGAGGCAAGCTTTATTACTGGCGCTAACTTACAAGTAGACGGAGGATTTACGGCAGGAAAATCCTGA